One part of the Halopenitus persicus genome encodes these proteins:
- a CDS encoding phosphotransferase — protein MELQRLVRGRIDWSEIERVAAELADRYDRDAVHVRFLDADNWLSTPMVLDDDRFVKVITKQNTLVHALFTTGRNLGAFSSGTEGFFERFETPYEMARHELEATRKIRDLGVNAPEPIEALEIDGLGVLVLEYLPEFRSLEELDTDRERELAPALFETLRTIHDAGLAHGDLRAENVLILDGEIYVIDATNVADDARDDARAYDLASALASLEPLIGPRETIAAALTAYTTAELLDARRFLDFVAMRPDHDFDATGLKGELEKRATRPGKADSAEFPSPDEKPVDE, from the coding sequence ATGGAGTTGCAGCGACTCGTTCGGGGGCGGATCGACTGGTCCGAGATCGAACGAGTCGCCGCCGAACTCGCCGACCGATACGACCGCGACGCGGTCCACGTCAGGTTCCTCGACGCGGACAACTGGCTGTCAACCCCGATGGTACTCGACGACGACCGCTTCGTGAAGGTGATCACGAAACAGAACACCCTGGTCCACGCCCTGTTCACGACCGGGCGCAACCTCGGGGCGTTCTCCTCGGGGACGGAGGGCTTCTTCGAGCGGTTCGAGACGCCCTACGAGATGGCTCGCCACGAGCTCGAGGCGACCCGGAAGATCCGCGATCTCGGCGTCAACGCGCCCGAGCCGATCGAGGCGCTCGAGATCGACGGGCTCGGCGTGCTCGTCCTGGAGTACCTCCCGGAGTTCCGGTCGCTCGAGGAGCTGGATACGGACCGCGAGCGCGAGCTTGCCCCCGCCCTCTTCGAGACGCTGCGGACGATCCACGACGCGGGGCTCGCTCACGGCGACCTCCGGGCGGAGAACGTGTTGATCCTCGACGGCGAGATCTACGTCATCGACGCGACGAACGTCGCCGACGACGCCAGGGACGACGCCCGCGCGTACGACCTCGCGAGCGCGCTCGCCTCGCTTGAGCCGCTCATCGGTCCGCGGGAGACGATCGCGGCCGCGTTGACCGCCTACACCACGGCGGAGCTGCTCGACGCCCGCCGCTTTCTGGACTTCGTCGCGATGCGACCCGACCACGATTTCGACGCGACGGGCCTGAAAGGTGAACTCGAAAAGCGTGCGACCCGGCCGGGAAAGGCCGACAGCGCTGAATTTCCCTCGCCCGATGAGAAACCGGTTGACGAGTGA
- a CDS encoding VOC family protein → MSSTDDETAAPTMVGHVHLKVRRIEPAVEFYTSVLDLEVTERYDRFAFLSYGDRHHDVALQAIGGDAPSPSQGVGLYHAAFEVPTGAALAAIHERLQERGVRVSPVDHGISKALYFDDPDGNGIEVYLDTREQTGQEKWGGRNEPFDPAELVDDP, encoded by the coding sequence ATGAGTTCCACCGACGACGAGACGGCAGCCCCGACGATGGTCGGTCACGTCCATCTCAAGGTCCGCCGCATCGAGCCTGCGGTCGAGTTCTACACGAGCGTGCTCGACCTCGAGGTCACCGAGAGGTACGACCGGTTCGCGTTCCTCTCGTACGGCGACCGGCACCACGACGTCGCGCTCCAGGCGATCGGCGGAGACGCGCCCAGCCCTTCGCAAGGCGTTGGGCTCTATCACGCCGCCTTCGAGGTCCCGACGGGGGCGGCGCTGGCGGCGATCCACGAGCGGCTCCAAGAGCGCGGCGTCCGCGTTTCCCCGGTTGACCACGGCATCAGCAAGGCGCTGTACTTCGACGATCCCGACGGGAACGGGATCGAGGTCTATCTCGATACCCGGGAGCAAACCGGCCAGGAGAAGTGGGGCGGACGGAACGAACCCTTCGATCCGGCGGAGCTCGTCGACGATCCCTGA
- a CDS encoding ATP-binding protein — MSEDNAETIHVAEVSDGVGGDAESDPGDPVELPVVDVLTGRSFITGKSGSGKSNTASVLIENLLADNYPVLIVDSDGEYYGLKEEYEILHVGADDECDIVVSPEHAEKIATLALDQNVPIILDVSGYLEESVASELILNVVKHLFAKEKKLKRPFLLVIEECHEYIPEGGGMDETGKMLIKVGKRGRKHGLGIVGISQRPADVKKDFITQCDWLVWHRLTWDNDTNVVSRILGSEYADAIEDMGDGEAFLMTDWDESIRRIQFHRKQTFDAGATPGLEDFERPELKSVSGDLVSELETISDEQAQRESELADLRQELDKKRARITQLEQELEDAKDLSRMADRFSQALLRRSEASYRGGSGRNRAAEEAADANAEGEDQSTLGDHERGADDGDDGNGADAGTDEHGENDEHGRGDAGSADDGHDTVESTDAMEGAGDAATDPSIEWIEDPKAVTDGEDLADAIDDATGTDAAVADAPGIDDLTPITAADVAESALRFDEAIDLGTREAVVENLRDRVEALPEISTAMLRHYRREETSDPVTAHIAAGGDGDTEHAYARHRPLRRSGLVRHVEGSRYEYGIPWLVREAYADRLEEDAVAGMVAAVEDAFVPPAERGPEAANGPTPADASEDSDAVAASGMDVSRIDAALESGSVATDAADASGDDGSGAEAVATSIATPGLSEAARSIAADSGRSGDADVDESEPAGAGLEEDAEVRSDPGGDGPSDSDDAVAESDGFDPAADDAEIVDPEE, encoded by the coding sequence ATGAGCGAGGACAACGCGGAGACGATCCACGTCGCCGAGGTGAGCGACGGAGTCGGAGGGGACGCGGAATCGGATCCGGGCGACCCGGTCGAGCTGCCCGTGGTCGACGTCCTGACCGGGCGGTCGTTCATCACGGGCAAGAGCGGGTCCGGGAAGTCGAACACCGCCTCGGTGCTGATCGAGAACCTGCTGGCGGACAACTATCCCGTGCTGATCGTCGACAGCGACGGGGAGTACTACGGGCTCAAGGAGGAGTACGAGATCCTCCACGTCGGGGCCGACGACGAGTGCGACATCGTCGTCTCGCCGGAGCACGCCGAGAAGATCGCCACCCTCGCGCTCGATCAGAACGTCCCGATCATCCTCGACGTCTCGGGCTATCTCGAGGAGTCGGTCGCCTCCGAGCTCATCCTCAACGTGGTCAAACACCTCTTCGCGAAGGAGAAGAAGCTCAAGCGGCCCTTCCTGCTGGTGATCGAGGAGTGTCACGAGTACATCCCCGAGGGCGGCGGGATGGACGAGACCGGCAAGATGCTCATCAAGGTGGGCAAGCGCGGGCGCAAACACGGACTGGGAATCGTCGGCATTAGCCAGCGTCCCGCCGACGTCAAGAAGGACTTCATCACCCAGTGCGACTGGCTCGTCTGGCACCGGCTCACCTGGGACAACGACACCAACGTCGTGAGCCGGATCCTCGGCTCCGAGTACGCCGACGCGATCGAGGACATGGGCGACGGCGAGGCGTTCCTGATGACCGACTGGGACGAGTCGATCCGGCGCATCCAGTTCCACCGCAAGCAGACCTTCGACGCCGGCGCGACCCCCGGCCTCGAGGACTTCGAACGGCCGGAGCTGAAGTCCGTCTCCGGCGACCTGGTCTCGGAGCTCGAAACGATCTCCGACGAGCAGGCACAACGGGAGTCCGAGCTGGCCGACCTCAGACAGGAACTCGACAAGAAGCGCGCCCGGATCACCCAGCTCGAGCAGGAACTCGAGGACGCCAAGGATCTCTCCCGGATGGCCGACCGGTTCTCACAGGCGCTGCTTCGACGCTCCGAGGCGTCCTACCGGGGCGGATCCGGCCGGAACCGCGCCGCCGAGGAGGCCGCGGACGCGAACGCTGAGGGTGAGGACCAGTCGACCCTCGGCGATCACGAGCGCGGCGCGGATGATGGGGACGACGGGAATGGCGCGGACGCCGGGACCGATGAGCACGGAGAAAACGACGAGCACGGCAGGGGTGACGCGGGCAGCGCGGACGACGGGCACGACACGGTCGAATCCACGGATGCGATGGAGGGGGCCGGCGATGCGGCTACGGACCCCTCGATCGAGTGGATCGAGGACCCGAAGGCGGTCACGGACGGCGAGGACCTCGCGGACGCCATCGACGACGCCACCGGGACTGACGCTGCCGTCGCCGACGCACCCGGGATCGATGACCTCACCCCCATCACCGCCGCCGACGTCGCGGAGAGCGCGCTCCGGTTCGACGAGGCGATCGATCTGGGAACCCGCGAGGCCGTGGTCGAGAACCTCCGGGACCGGGTCGAGGCACTGCCGGAGATCTCGACGGCGATGCTGCGCCACTACCGCCGGGAGGAAACGAGTGATCCGGTCACCGCCCACATCGCGGCCGGCGGCGACGGCGACACCGAGCACGCCTACGCACGGCATCGTCCCCTTCGTCGGTCGGGCCTCGTTCGCCACGTGGAGGGCAGCCGCTACGAGTACGGGATCCCCTGGCTCGTCCGGGAGGCGTACGCCGACCGCCTCGAGGAGGACGCGGTCGCCGGGATGGTCGCCGCCGTCGAGGACGCCTTCGTCCCGCCCGCCGAACGCGGTCCCGAGGCCGCGAACGGTCCCACTCCGGCCGACGCCTCGGAGGATTCCGACGCGGTCGCTGCGTCCGGGATGGACGTGTCCCGGATCGACGCGGCACTCGAGTCGGGGTCGGTCGCGACGGACGCCGCCGACGCCTCGGGAGACGACGGGTCGGGAGCCGAGGCGGTCGCCACCTCGATCGCCACGCCGGGGTTGAGCGAAGCCGCCAGGTCGATCGCGGCCGATTCGGGCAGGAGTGGCGACGCGGACGTCGACGAAAGCGAACCCGCCGGCGCGGGACTCGAGGAGGACGCCGAGGTCCGCTCCGATCCGGGCGGTGACGGACCATCCGACAGCGACGATGCGGTGGCCGAGTCCGATGGCTTCGACCCCGCCGCGGACGACGCCGAGATCGTCGACCCGGAGGAGTAG
- a CDS encoding DNA polymerase Y family protein, with the protein MDGDTLPGTEPATTGTDRVILHVDMDCFYASCERLRDPALRGEPVVVGMGYEPGETIGAVATASYEAREFGVDSADPISRALDRLPRRVDADARDPEAPNPEETAYYRPVDMDCYKSVAADVKAVLHDCADVVREVSIDEAYLDVTDRTSWNVVGRSTEVPDSAAAGPAERRTLAEGYARYVRDRIEREAGVPASVGVAPNMSAAKIASDHDKPQGLVVVPPGRVREFLAPLSTDAVHGVGPVTARTLAEMDIETAGELADADPDTLELELGERGRELHERARGEDDREVTPTGLPKSLSRESSLPPTDDEATKRDRVKALAADVARRARERECLYRTIGVKVVTPPYEVHTRARSLPGPVDDPELVESVALDLLGEFADDRARKLGVRVAKLDFADSDQSTLTGFEDAPAGHGATDDHDRDRGADGDRSRTDDHDREQPDGYDREQPEDHRPLTDWIEHESAKSDVEADRDDGDRTDERRHREGQASLGEFE; encoded by the coding sequence ATGGATGGGGACACGCTCCCGGGAACCGAGCCCGCCACGACGGGGACCGACCGGGTGATCCTCCACGTGGACATGGACTGCTTTTACGCGTCCTGTGAGCGCCTGCGTGATCCGGCCCTCCGCGGTGAACCCGTCGTCGTCGGCATGGGCTACGAGCCCGGCGAGACGATCGGCGCGGTCGCCACCGCGAGCTACGAGGCCCGCGAGTTCGGCGTGGACAGCGCGGACCCGATCTCCCGGGCGCTCGACCGGCTCCCCCGCCGGGTCGACGCCGACGCCAGGGACCCGGAGGCCCCGAATCCCGAGGAAACCGCCTACTACCGTCCCGTCGATATGGACTGCTACAAGTCGGTCGCGGCGGACGTGAAGGCGGTGCTACACGACTGCGCGGACGTCGTCCGCGAGGTCAGCATCGACGAGGCGTACCTGGACGTGACGGACCGCACCTCGTGGAACGTCGTCGGACGGTCGACCGAGGTCCCCGACAGCGCGGCCGCCGGCCCGGCGGAGCGACGAACGCTCGCGGAGGGCTATGCGAGATACGTCCGCGACCGGATCGAGCGCGAGGCGGGCGTGCCCGCCAGCGTCGGCGTCGCGCCCAATATGTCCGCCGCCAAGATCGCCAGCGACCACGACAAGCCCCAGGGGCTGGTGGTCGTCCCGCCGGGCCGGGTGCGGGAGTTCCTCGCGCCGCTTTCGACCGACGCGGTGCACGGCGTCGGGCCCGTTACCGCACGGACGCTCGCCGAGATGGACATCGAGACCGCGGGCGAGCTGGCCGACGCCGACCCCGATACCCTCGAGCTCGAGCTGGGCGAGCGCGGGCGCGAGCTCCACGAACGTGCCCGCGGCGAGGACGACCGCGAGGTGACGCCGACGGGGCTTCCAAAGAGTCTCTCGCGGGAGTCGTCGCTCCCGCCGACCGACGACGAGGCGACCAAACGCGACCGCGTGAAAGCGCTCGCGGCCGACGTCGCCCGACGCGCCCGCGAGCGGGAGTGTCTCTATCGAACCATCGGGGTGAAGGTGGTCACGCCCCCCTACGAGGTGCACACCCGCGCACGGAGCCTTCCCGGCCCGGTCGACGACCCCGAGCTGGTCGAGTCGGTGGCGCTCGATCTCCTCGGGGAGTTCGCCGACGACCGGGCTCGCAAGCTCGGCGTCCGCGTCGCCAAGCTCGATTTCGCCGACAGCGACCAGTCGACGCTGACCGGGTTCGAGGACGCGCCGGCGGGGCACGGCGCTACCGACGACCACGACCGTGATCGTGGCGCCGACGGCGATCGGTCCCGAACGGACGACCACGACCGCGAACAGCCTGACGGCTACGACCGCGAACAGCCCGAGGACCACCGGCCGCTCACCGACTGGATCGAACACGAGTCGGCGAAGTCCGACGTCGAAGCGGATCGAGACGACGGCGACCGAACCGATGAGCGTCGGCACCGCGAGGGACAGGCATCACTCGGCGAGTTCGAGTGA
- a CDS encoding amidohydrolase family protein: MASSVKRLDADAEVPEQAFDDHIIDMDFHVNPVEDELLAYVEDDRALDKLTTEFGATPVVGKWDAAYGIKEGQEGLFTQGRAKYAADVREACKNIAVDDPIVNPGINNLNLQHHPVLKNAVVQAANDYMLDNFVDEGVSTSMMVPKWDPEYAVAEIERVAEEDGIVAAYSWFDPKVPWGNEQFDPVFEALVEHDLPLLLHGSLAYWPQHSYIGDDMLTWTEVLGFDWPLHTMVNIVNMIMRGVFDKYPELDVVFQEGGHWWVPFLRYRMDEFYEMHPDDVKITPRKMDSGEEYLQRSPSEYLRDNIYVCTQPFALPRNAGHASDLLTLSMAEDMFIYSSDWPHQTLDPPTWFYTSNAFDDDTREAVLHENAEEILRGY, encoded by the coding sequence ATGGCATCATCAGTCAAGCGATTGGACGCCGACGCGGAAGTCCCCGAGCAGGCGTTCGATGACCACATCATCGACATGGACTTCCACGTCAACCCGGTCGAGGACGAGTTGTTGGCCTACGTGGAGGACGACCGCGCCCTCGACAAGCTGACGACCGAGTTCGGCGCGACGCCGGTCGTCGGCAAGTGGGACGCCGCCTACGGCATCAAGGAGGGCCAGGAGGGCCTGTTCACCCAGGGACGCGCGAAGTACGCCGCCGACGTCCGGGAGGCCTGCAAGAACATCGCGGTCGACGACCCGATCGTCAACCCGGGGATCAACAACCTCAACCTCCAGCACCATCCGGTGTTGAAGAACGCCGTCGTGCAGGCGGCGAACGACTACATGCTCGACAACTTCGTCGACGAGGGGGTCTCCACGTCGATGATGGTTCCCAAGTGGGATCCGGAGTACGCCGTCGCGGAGATCGAGCGCGTCGCCGAGGAGGACGGCATCGTCGCCGCCTACTCCTGGTTCGACCCGAAGGTTCCGTGGGGCAACGAGCAGTTCGACCCGGTCTTCGAGGCCCTGGTCGAACACGACCTGCCGCTGTTGCTGCACGGGTCGCTCGCCTACTGGCCCCAGCACTCCTACATCGGCGACGATATGCTGACCTGGACGGAGGTCCTCGGGTTCGACTGGCCGCTCCACACGATGGTCAACATCGTGAACATGATCATGCGGGGCGTCTTCGACAAATACCCCGAGCTGGACGTCGTCTTCCAGGAGGGCGGCCATTGGTGGGTCCCGTTCCTCCGCTACCGAATGGACGAGTTCTACGAGATGCACCCCGACGACGTCAAGATCACGCCCCGGAAGATGGACTCCGGCGAGGAGTACCTCCAGCGCTCCCCGAGCGAGTACCTGCGTGACAATATCTACGTCTGCACGCAACCGTTCGCGCTGCCGCGCAACGCGGGCCACGCCAGCGACCTGCTGACCCTCTCGATGGCGGAGGACATGTTCATCTACTCCAGCGACTGGCCCCACCAGACCCTGGACCCCCCGACGTGGTTCTACACGTCGAACGCCTTCGACGACGACACCCGGGAGGCCGTGTTGCACGAAAACGCCGAGGAGATCCTACGGGGGTACTGA
- a CDS encoding Rieske (2Fe-2S) protein encodes MTSDSPSDVTCDHGSCAEAKIDPEDGIDTATDGGTTVTDPDDEEFDREAFTQVATVDEIPVGEGEGYTVKGIEIAVFNLDGEFRAISNRCAHQRAPLHKAGDRKINAEDTWTEKRGGVNVEDCTVSCPWHLWEWDLETGIHEASGKRIGTFDCVVDDEDVLVRI; translated from the coding sequence ATGACGTCCGATTCACCGTCCGACGTCACCTGCGATCACGGGTCCTGCGCCGAGGCCAAGATCGATCCCGAGGACGGGATCGACACGGCCACCGACGGCGGAACGACCGTCACCGATCCCGACGACGAGGAGTTCGACCGCGAGGCGTTCACCCAGGTCGCGACCGTCGACGAGATCCCCGTCGGCGAGGGCGAGGGATACACCGTGAAGGGCATCGAGATCGCGGTGTTCAACCTCGACGGCGAGTTCCGGGCGATCAGCAACCGGTGTGCCCACCAGCGGGCCCCGCTACACAAGGCCGGCGACCGGAAGATCAACGCCGAGGACACCTGGACCGAAAAACGCGGCGGCGTCAACGTCGAGGACTGCACGGTCTCGTGTCCCTGGCACCTCTGGGAGTGGGACCTCGAGACCGGCATCCACGAGGCCTCCGGCAAGCGCATCGGCACCTTCGACTGCGTCGTCGACGACGAGGACGTCCTCGTCCGGATCTGA
- the lrpA1 gene encoding HTH-type transcriptional regulator LrpA1, whose translation MSTVSTEERILSVLEEDAQASYAEIADRADVSKPTVRKYIRQLEEEGVIVGYSADVDPKKLSGQSIALVGMDVDSGRYVEATRAIKDLPEVEALYTSSGDHMLMAEVRAGDGDELGDVISEKLLTIDGVTAAHPSFLQERLK comes from the coding sequence ATGAGCACCGTGTCGACGGAGGAACGCATCCTCTCCGTGTTGGAGGAGGACGCGCAGGCCTCCTACGCCGAGATCGCCGACCGCGCGGACGTCTCGAAGCCGACGGTTCGCAAGTACATCCGGCAGCTGGAGGAGGAGGGGGTCATCGTCGGCTACTCCGCCGACGTCGACCCCAAGAAGCTTTCGGGACAGTCCATCGCGCTGGTCGGGATGGACGTCGACAGCGGTCGGTACGTCGAGGCGACTCGCGCGATCAAGGACCTCCCCGAGGTCGAGGCGCTATACACCTCCTCGGGCGACCACATGTTGATGGCCGAGGTGCGCGCCGGCGACGGCGACGAGCTCGGCGACGTCATCTCCGAGAAGCTGCTGACGATCGACGGCGTCACCGCGGCCCATCCCTCGTTCCTTCAGGAACGGCTGAAATGA
- a CDS encoding thiamine pyrophosphate-dependent enzyme has protein sequence MSAFSAIGEEREIDRDEYTPGVEPQPTWCPGCGDFGVLKALKQALPEVGRTPEETLLCTGIGCSGKLNSYLDSYGFHTIHGRSLPVARAAKLANPGLEVIAAGGDGDGYGIGGNHFTHTARENHDMTYIVFNNEIFGLTKGQTSPTSPKGHKSKTQPHGSAKEPVKPLSLSLNAGASYVARTAAVNPNQAKEILIEAMEHDGFAHVDFLTQCPTWNKDARQYVPYIDVNDSEDYEFDVTDRVEAAEMMRTTEQALYDGEVLTGRFYVDEERPSYQEEKQAIGEMPEEPLAERYWDDDYEWERSYDRFLDKHA, from the coding sequence ATGAGCGCATTCTCAGCCATCGGCGAGGAACGGGAGATCGACCGCGACGAATACACCCCCGGCGTCGAGCCCCAACCGACGTGGTGTCCGGGCTGTGGCGACTTCGGCGTCCTGAAGGCGCTCAAACAGGCGCTGCCCGAGGTCGGCCGCACCCCCGAGGAGACGCTGCTGTGCACCGGGATCGGCTGTTCGGGCAAGCTGAACAGCTACCTCGACTCCTACGGGTTCCACACCATCCACGGCCGGTCGCTGCCGGTCGCGCGGGCGGCGAAGCTCGCCAACCCCGGTCTCGAGGTCATCGCGGCCGGCGGTGACGGCGACGGCTACGGCATCGGCGGGAACCACTTCACCCACACGGCCCGCGAGAACCACGACATGACCTACATCGTGTTCAACAACGAGATCTTCGGGCTGACGAAGGGCCAGACCTCCCCGACGAGTCCCAAGGGCCACAAATCGAAGACCCAGCCCCACGGCAGCGCCAAGGAGCCGGTGAAGCCGCTCTCGCTGTCGCTCAACGCGGGCGCCTCCTACGTGGCGCGGACGGCCGCCGTGAACCCCAACCAGGCCAAGGAGATCCTGATCGAGGCGATGGAACACGACGGCTTCGCGCACGTTGACTTCCTCACCCAGTGTCCGACCTGGAACAAGGACGCGCGCCAGTACGTCCCCTACATCGACGTCAACGACTCCGAAGACTACGAGTTCGACGTCACCGACCGCGTCGAGGCCGCGGAGATGATGCGGACGACCGAGCAGGCGCTCTACGACGGCGAGGTCCTCACCGGCCGCTTCTACGTCGACGAGGAGCGACCCTCCTACCAGGAGGAGAAGCAGGCGATCGGCGAGATGCCCGAGGAGCCGCTCGCGGAGCGCTACTGGGACGACGACTACGAGTGGGAGCGCTCCTACGACCGTTTCCTCGACAAGCACGCCTGA
- a CDS encoding 2-oxoacid:acceptor oxidoreductase subunit alpha: MTDNELIWRISGGSGDGIASTSQNFAKALMRSGLHVFTHRHYPSRIRGGHTYTEIRARADPVTSRGDGYNFLLALGDSFARNPKEDAVYGNEEIKPLSENLDELREGGVIVYDEGLLDPSDIPDFEERVEANDWHVYPLDLRGLAREQGREVMRNTAGVGATCALIGMDLEHVEDLMSDAMPEKILEPNLEILETAYESVLEEYDADAHDVTVPAGEHEEQQVLLSGSDAISYGAIDEGCRFIAGYPMTPWTEVFTIMTKNLPELGGISEQVEDEIAAAAMAVGASHAGVKAMSGSSGGGFALMSEPLGLAEMTETPVVLVEAMRAGPSTGMPTKPEQSDLEHVLYTSQGDSQRVVLAPGTIEEAYEQSRLAFEIAYEYQIPAILLYDQKLGGEMLNVPKSHFDREPNADLGKTLSEAQLAEQPHTPDGKFHRFQHEADDGVSPRSVPGQKGGRYLATGNEHGPSGHINEDPDNRTAQIDRRLEKLEAIREHLDDLGTQTYMGPEEADYGILTFGSQQGTVAEAVDVLNANGHSVKALGVSDMLPFPTAEVEAFIESVDAVLVVEMTASGQFRGLVQKNLGRYGEKLSSLLKYNGNPFEPAEIVDGFESIVVEGDGLDSSTTTFVPAAGD; encoded by the coding sequence ATGACTGACAACGAACTCATCTGGCGCATCTCCGGGGGATCCGGCGACGGGATCGCCTCGACGAGCCAGAACTTCGCGAAGGCCCTGATGCGATCGGGGCTACACGTGTTCACGCATCGGCATTATCCGTCGCGGATCCGCGGCGGTCACACGTACACGGAGATCCGCGCGCGCGCGGACCCGGTGACCTCCCGCGGCGACGGCTACAACTTCCTGCTGGCGCTGGGCGACTCCTTCGCCCGGAACCCCAAGGAGGACGCCGTCTACGGCAACGAGGAGATCAAGCCGCTCTCGGAGAACCTGGACGAGCTCCGCGAGGGCGGCGTCATCGTCTACGACGAGGGGCTGCTCGACCCGAGCGACATCCCGGACTTCGAGGAGCGCGTCGAGGCGAACGACTGGCACGTCTACCCGCTCGACCTCCGCGGACTCGCCCGCGAACAGGGCCGGGAAGTGATGCGCAACACCGCCGGCGTCGGCGCGACGTGTGCGCTGATCGGGATGGACCTCGAGCACGTCGAGGACCTGATGAGCGACGCCATGCCGGAGAAGATCCTCGAGCCGAACCTCGAGATCCTCGAGACCGCCTACGAGTCGGTCCTCGAGGAGTACGACGCGGACGCCCACGACGTGACGGTTCCGGCGGGCGAACACGAGGAACAGCAGGTGCTGCTGTCCGGCTCGGACGCCATCTCCTACGGCGCGATCGACGAGGGCTGCCGGTTCATCGCGGGCTACCCGATGACCCCGTGGACCGAGGTCTTCACGATCATGACGAAGAACCTGCCCGAGCTGGGCGGGATCTCCGAACAGGTCGAGGACGAGATCGCCGCGGCCGCGATGGCGGTCGGAGCCTCCCACGCCGGCGTGAAGGCGATGTCGGGCTCCTCCGGCGGCGGCTTCGCGCTGATGTCCGAGCCGCTCGGGCTCGCCGAGATGACCGAGACGCCGGTCGTCCTCGTGGAGGCGATGCGCGCGGGTCCCTCGACCGGGATGCCGACGAAGCCCGAACAGTCCGACCTCGAGCACGTCCTCTACACCTCTCAGGGCGACTCCCAGCGCGTCGTGTTGGCTCCCGGAACCATCGAGGAGGCCTACGAACAGAGCCGGCTCGCGTTCGAGATCGCCTACGAGTACCAGATCCCCGCGATCCTGCTGTACGACCAGAAGCTCGGCGGCGAGATGCTGAACGTCCCGAAGAGCCACTTCGACCGCGAGCCGAACGCGGACCTCGGGAAGACGCTCTCGGAGGCGCAGCTGGCGGAACAGCCCCACACCCCCGACGGGAAGTTCCACCGCTTCCAGCACGAGGCCGACGACGGCGTGTCCCCGCGGTCGGTCCCCGGCCAGAAGGGCGGTCGCTACCTCGCGACCGGCAACGAACACGGCCCGAGCGGCCACATCAACGAGGACCCCGACAACCGGACCGCACAGATCGACCGGCGACTCGAGAAGCTCGAGGCGATCCGCGAGCACCTCGACGACCTCGGCACCCAGACGTACATGGGGCCGGAGGAGGCCGACTACGGCATCCTCACCTTCGGCAGCCAGCAGGGCACCGTCGCGGAGGCCGTCGACGTGTTGAACGCGAACGGCCACTCCGTGAAGGCGCTGGGCGTCTCGGACATGCTGCCGTTCCCGACCGCGGAGGTCGAGGCGTTCATCGAGAGCGTCGACGCGGTGCTGGTCGTCGAGATGACCGCGTCCGGCCAGTTCCGCGGGCTCGTCCAGAAGAACCTCGGTCGGTACGGCGAGAAGCTCTCGAGCCTGCTGAAGTACAACGGCAACCCCTTCGAGCCCGCCGAGATCGTCGACGGATTCGAGTCGATCGTCGTCGAGGGGGACGGCCTGGACAGCTCCACGACCACCTTCGTACCCGCGGCGGGTGATTAG
- a CDS encoding UPF0058 family protein: MQKKELIHLHDLLGTVSTDLYEEGTLATDDLSAYRDLDTSPMSIRGSRADHEAAVLELADALAGAIESERSDAEHGEEPASEDAREDAEPPVAA, encoded by the coding sequence ATGCAAAAGAAGGAACTCATCCACCTCCACGACCTGCTCGGCACGGTCTCGACGGACCTGTATGAGGAGGGGACGCTGGCGACCGACGACCTCTCCGCGTATCGGGATCTCGATACGTCGCCGATGTCGATCCGCGGCTCGCGGGCCGACCACGAGGCGGCGGTCCTCGAGCTGGCCGACGCGCTGGCAGGTGCGATCGAGTCGGAGCGAAGCGACGCGGAACACGGCGAGGAGCCGGCATCGGAGGACGCCCGTGAGGACGCCGAGCCCCCGGTTGCCGCTTAA